Proteins found in one Drosophila busckii strain San Diego stock center, stock number 13000-0081.31 chromosome 2R, ASM1175060v1, whole genome shotgun sequence genomic segment:
- the LOC108594850 gene encoding seminase — protein sequence MSITTYALSRALWVGFVVNLRNNGRFSCGGTLVHRLHVVTAAHCVAGIAASRLSVQAGVSSLSERGQIRRVSRYFVPPAYNSNSYNWDVAVVRLQSAITGINVAPLCSSQWRAGAFMRVSGWGATRYGNSGGTNQLRTVQLQIIRRDTCQRRYGSRTRLQPSNFCAFTRGRDACTGDSGTGAIYNNQLCGIVSVGLGCASGNFPGIYTSINVARSFINGIIRS from the exons ATGTCTATAACGACTTA CGCGTTGAGCCGCGCATTGTGGGTGGGCTTTGTGGTGAACTTGAGGAACAATGGCAGATTCAGCTGTGGCGGCACCTTGGTGCATCGACTGCATGTGGTCACTGCGGCGCATTGCGTGGCCGGCATTGCCGCCAGTCGCCTTAGTGTGCAGGCTGGAGTCAGCAGTCTGAGCGAGCGCGGGCAGATTAGACGCGTCTCCAGATACTTTGTGCCGCCCGcttacaacagcaatagctaCAACTGGGATGTGGCTGTGGTGCGTCTGCAAAGCGCCATAACTGGCATCAATGTCGCACCGCTCTGCAGCTCCCAGTGGCGTGCGGGCGCCTTTATGCGCGTCTCGGGCTGGGGCGCCACGCGCTATGGCAACTCGGGCGGCACCAATCAGCTGCGCACGGTCCAGCTGCAGATCATACGGCGCGACACCTGCCAGCGCCGCTACGGCAGTCGCACCAGGCTGCAGCCCTCCAACTTTTGTGCCTTCACTCGAGGTCGCGACGCCTGCACTGGCGACTCCGGCACCGGTGCCATCTACAACAATCAGCTGTGCGGCATTGTGTCCGTTGGTCTGGGCTGCGCCTCGGGCAACTTTCCAGGCATCTATACCAGCATCAATGTGGCGCGCAGCTTCATCAATGGCATCATCAGAAGTTGA